The following coding sequences lie in one Dehalobacter sp. 12DCB1 genomic window:
- the pgsA gene encoding CDP-diacylglycerol--glycerol-3-phosphate 3-phosphatidyltransferase, with translation MNLPNTLTLIRIAMIPLFMAFLLVKMPDGTAYFPYQDFVAAGIFILASATDGLDGYFARKLKQVTNLGKFLDPLADKLLVSAALIALVELNLVSAWIVWIILAREFAVTGLRAIAAAEGVVISASKLGKLKTVTQIIAIALLILRDWPLSILNIYIAQPMIYLALMITIISGVDYIIKSKQLFVRSK, from the coding sequence GTGAATCTACCTAACACGCTGACTCTGATTCGAATTGCCATGATACCTTTGTTTATGGCCTTTTTATTGGTAAAAATGCCTGACGGCACCGCTTATTTTCCTTATCAGGACTTTGTAGCCGCGGGGATATTTATCCTGGCGTCTGCGACAGACGGTTTGGACGGTTATTTCGCACGCAAGCTGAAACAAGTGACCAATCTCGGTAAATTTCTGGATCCGCTTGCCGACAAGCTTCTGGTTTCAGCCGCGCTGATTGCCCTGGTCGAGTTAAATCTCGTTTCGGCCTGGATTGTCTGGATTATCTTGGCCCGAGAGTTTGCGGTCACAGGGTTAAGAGCGATTGCTGCTGCCGAAGGCGTAGTGATCAGTGCCAGCAAGCTTGGAAAACTGAAGACGGTCACTCAGATCATTGCCATAGCACTGTTGATTTTGAGAGATTGGCCATTATCAATCCTTAACATATATATTGCCCAGCCTATGATCTATCTTGCGCTGATGATAACCATCATTTCCGGCGTGGATTATATCATAAAATCAAAACAGCTGTTTGTGCGTTCCAAATAA